Genomic segment of Serinicoccus hydrothermalis:
AGCCGGGTGGCTATGGGTGCCGGCGGACTGCAGGTGCGGTCTGCCGTAGCGCGGAACGCGTCCAGCGTCAGGACCGGGTCGGTGCCCTTGCGCTTCGCCGCTCCCTCCTCGTTCGCCCGGTCGGAGTCGAAGCGGGCGCGGACCATCTGACGCTCGAAGCCGAACCGGGTCGTGAGGGCCGAGTCGGTGAGGTGGGCGGCGACGTCGTGCACCGACCACCCGCAGCGGTTCATGACCGGTCCAGCATGGTCCCATCGGGATCGATACGCCGCAGGATCGCCGTGGTGATAGCCGTCAGCTGCTCGATCTGCGTGGGGGTCAGCGCGTCGACGACGGCGTCGCGGACGGCGGCGACGTGACCCGGCGCAGCTGCCCGGACCGCCTCCCACCCGTCGTCGGTCAGCCGGGCGTTCGTGGCGCGGGCATCCTCGGGACACGGCATACGCGACACCAGACCTCGACCCTCGAGACGCCGAACCACGTGCGAGAGCCGCGGGAGGGTGGCGTTGGTCTGGGCCGCGAGGGCGGTCATCCGCAGCGTCCGGCCGTCTGCCTCGGAGAGCATGGCCAGCGTGAAGTACTCGAAGTGGGTGAGCCCGCTGTCCCGCCGCAGCTGCGTGTCGAGCACACCGGGCAGCAGCTCCAGCACGGCTGCCATCCGGACCCAGGCCGCCCGCTCGGCATCGGTCAACCACGTCGTCGTCATCGCACCAGTATCACCGATGGTTGACGGGACAACCTCCACCACTGACGAGGCGGGGTCAGTTGTACCGACAACTATGCGGTGGTACGGTGGCGTAATTAGTTGACACGACAACTTCCGAGGGCCCCACCATGACCACCGATCTCCTTCTGCCCGGCACCACCACCATGGACGCCGTCACCCTGCACGTGGCCGACCTCCCGGGCATGACGGACTACTACCGTGACGCGCTCGGCCTCGAGGAGCTGCCCGGCGACGCCGCGGGCACCGCCGTCGACCGTGGCTCCCCCGCCCTCGGGCGGGCCGACACCAGCGTCCTCGGTCGCGGACGCGACGCACTCGTCGTCCTCGTCCACACCCCCGGCCTCCCCGCCCCGGCACCCGGCCAGGCAGGCCTGTTCCACACCGCGCTGCTCTTCCCGGACCGAGCCGCGCTCGCGGACGTCGTCGCCCGGGCCGCCCAGCACCCCCGCTCGATCTTCGTCGGCTCCGCCGACCACCTGGTCTCGGAGGCGTTCTACTTCACCGACCCCGAGGGCAACGGC
This window contains:
- a CDS encoding MarR family winged helix-turn-helix transcriptional regulator; the encoded protein is MTTTWLTDAERAAWVRMAAVLELLPGVLDTQLRRDSGLTHFEYFTLAMLSEADGRTLRMTALAAQTNATLPRLSHVVRRLEGRGLVSRMPCPEDARATNARLTDDGWEAVRAAAPGHVAAVRDAVVDALTPTQIEQLTAITTAILRRIDPDGTMLDRS